One segment of Elusimicrobiota bacterium DNA contains the following:
- the yihA gene encoding ribosome biogenesis GTP-binding protein YihA/YsxC encodes MTDPRSRPLLDDVRYLLSEVDPEKLGSSAAEVAFVGRSNVGKSTLLNALCRRDLARVSGTPGRTRTINVFLAGLDRWLVDLPGYGYASGDPRERAAWGPMIEGYLTGRPTLRGVFVLVDAKVGPTPLDLQMLDWLRDRRLPWRVIATKADQVKPSRAVARRREAAAALGLAPEDLAWVSADKDLGMRELRAETTALLQ; translated from the coding sequence TTGACCGACCCCCGCTCGCGTCCCCTGCTCGACGACGTCCGCTACCTCCTGAGCGAGGTCGATCCGGAGAAGCTCGGCTCCTCGGCGGCCGAGGTGGCCTTCGTCGGCCGCTCCAACGTCGGAAAGAGCACCCTGCTCAACGCCCTCTGCCGCCGGGACCTGGCGCGCGTCTCGGGCACGCCGGGACGCACGCGGACCATCAACGTCTTCCTGGCCGGCCTCGACCGCTGGCTCGTCGACCTGCCCGGCTACGGCTACGCCTCCGGCGACCCGCGCGAACGCGCGGCCTGGGGCCCGATGATCGAGGGCTATCTGACCGGACGCCCGACGCTGCGCGGCGTCTTCGTCCTCGTCGACGCGAAGGTCGGACCGACGCCTCTGGACCTGCAGATGCTCGACTGGCTGCGGGACCGCCGGCTGCCCTGGCGCGTCATCGCGACGAAGGCGGACCAGGTCAAGCCGTCGCGCGCCGTCGCGCGGCGCCGGGAAGCGGCCGCGGCGCTCGGTCTCGCGCCCGAGGACCTCGCCTGGGTCAGCGCCGACAAGGACCTGGGCATGCGCGAGCTGCGGGCCGAGACGACCGCCCTCCTGCAGTAG
- a CDS encoding YtxH domain-containing protein, whose translation MSDNKWLPYFLFGAATGAVLGVLFAPKAGKETREDIEEWMKEKRDETTHALHEAREKAHLQAEKLAAAVKAGKEAYKTHA comes from the coding sequence ATGAGCGACAACAAGTGGCTGCCGTACTTCCTGTTCGGAGCGGCGACGGGCGCCGTGCTCGGCGTGCTGTTCGCCCCGAAGGCCGGGAAGGAGACGCGCGAGGACATCGAAGAGTGGATGAAGGAGAAGCGCGACGAGACGACCCACGCCCTGCATGAGGCGCGCGAGAAGGCGCACCTCCAGGCGGAGAAGCTCGCCGCCGCCGTGAAGGCCGGCAAGGAAGCCTACAAGACGCACGCGTAA
- a CDS encoding DUF502 domain-containing protein: protein MRLLLQLRRQLITGFLIVGPAGISAYLLVWVVGTVDGLLAGPAHALIGHRVPGLGFATALGILFVVGSLASNFFGRQLLESVEELMLRIPVFNGLYRTLKRMTDAFAPGQGQFRSVVLVEYPRPGVRSLGFVTGRTAWGEGPEAELVAVFVPTNNLYIGDIVLVPKGAVSETGLTLEQGVQAVLSAGSALPSRIPPK from the coding sequence ATGCGTCTGCTTCTTCAGCTCCGACGTCAGCTCATCACCGGCTTCCTCATCGTCGGCCCGGCGGGCATCTCGGCCTACCTGCTCGTCTGGGTCGTGGGGACCGTCGACGGACTCCTCGCCGGTCCCGCGCACGCCCTCATCGGGCACCGCGTGCCGGGGCTCGGCTTCGCCACCGCGCTCGGCATCCTCTTCGTCGTCGGCTCGCTGGCCTCGAACTTCTTCGGCCGGCAGCTCCTCGAGTCCGTCGAGGAGCTGATGCTGCGCATACCGGTCTTCAACGGGCTCTATCGGACGCTCAAGCGCATGACCGACGCTTTCGCGCCGGGGCAGGGGCAGTTCCGCAGCGTCGTGCTCGTCGAGTATCCCCGGCCCGGGGTCCGTTCCCTGGGCTTCGTGACGGGCCGCACGGCCTGGGGCGAGGGGCCGGAGGCGGAGCTCGTGGCGGTCTTCGTGCCCACGAACAACCTCTACATCGGCGACATCGTGCTCGTCCCGAAGGGCGCGGTCTCGGAGACGGGACTCACCCTCGAGCAGGGCGTGCAGGCGGTCCTCTCCGCCGGCTCCGCCCTGCCCTCCCGGATCCCTCCGAAGTAG
- the dusB gene encoding tRNA dihydrouridine synthase DusB, with translation MPIEIGPLSLTSRVVQSPMADCTDLAFRMVARRRGLELAFLEMVSAHSLTHRNAKTLAMMKTAPGDRPLGAQLVGHDPAKMAAAAAIVEEMGFDVLDLNLGCPAPKVVTTGAGASLLREPELAERIFKAVRGALRRIPLTVKTRIGFEDASGSEAEEIARRAEACGVAAVTVHGRTRRQRYAGEVHAGALARVKRAVRIPVLANGGVMKGEDARLLAEATGCDGVVLGRGALGNPWLYRDCEAALAGLPPPPPPSLEDRRAALVEHLENELRFEGERAALLTMRRVCCWYMAGFPGAAAFRASVFVCEDPAALRALIDTFGR, from the coding sequence GTGCCGATCGAGATCGGTCCGTTGTCGTTGACGAGCAGGGTCGTGCAGTCGCCCATGGCCGACTGCACCGACCTCGCCTTCCGCATGGTCGCGCGCCGGCGCGGGCTCGAGCTGGCGTTCCTGGAGATGGTCTCGGCCCACTCGCTGACGCACCGCAACGCGAAGACCCTCGCCATGATGAAGACCGCTCCCGGCGACCGGCCGCTCGGAGCCCAGCTCGTGGGGCACGACCCCGCCAAGATGGCCGCCGCCGCCGCGATCGTCGAGGAGATGGGCTTCGACGTCCTCGATCTCAACCTCGGCTGTCCCGCGCCCAAGGTCGTCACGACCGGGGCCGGCGCGTCGCTCCTGCGCGAGCCGGAGCTCGCCGAGCGCATCTTCAAGGCCGTTCGCGGCGCCCTGCGCCGCATCCCGCTCACCGTGAAGACGCGCATCGGCTTCGAGGACGCCAGCGGCTCCGAGGCCGAGGAGATCGCCCGCCGCGCCGAAGCGTGCGGCGTCGCGGCGGTCACGGTCCACGGCCGCACGCGCCGCCAGCGCTACGCCGGGGAGGTCCACGCCGGAGCCCTCGCTCGCGTCAAGCGCGCGGTGCGGATCCCCGTCCTCGCCAACGGAGGGGTGATGAAGGGGGAGGACGCCCGGCTCCTCGCCGAGGCCACGGGCTGCGACGGCGTGGTGCTCGGCCGCGGCGCGCTCGGGAACCCCTGGCTCTACCGGGACTGCGAAGCCGCGCTGGCGGGCCTTCCGCCGCCGCCGCCGCCGAGCCTCGAGGACCGCCGCGCGGCGCTCGTCGAACACCTGGAGAACGAGCTGCGCTTCGAGGGGGAGCGCGCCGCGCTGCTCACGATGCGGCGCGTCTGCTGCTGGTACATGGCCGGTTTCCCCGGCGCGGCCGCGTTCCGCGCGTCCGTGTTCGTCTGCGAGGACCCGGCCGCGTTGCGCGCTCTTATCGATACCTTCGGCAGATAA
- a CDS encoding PilT/PilU family type 4a pilus ATPase, with protein MSGTTAVTLEMLLREASSLGGSDLHLLHGHPPIYRVCQDVAATRYPALDSAQIWQMCAAYVNEHHKRVFQEQNRVNVSFTLSECGRFRMNLCKAQSTIAASIRIIPTKIYPLSALGLPPIIATLTSKRRGIILITGATGSGKSTTMAAMLDHINRQGLPGKIVTIEDPIETLFGAAKSFFLQREVGVDTNSFEDGIEDALRQDPDVLCIGEVRTPGSIKAALTAAETGHLVLTTLHTPDAAKTAQRILSAFPGDEQEIIRDQLCNSVEAIISQELLPRADRKGLVLAIEVLLGTPAVRQLIREGKLGQINDVLQTGTSLGMIAKDASVKALFQRQLITRETAVLAMRNPQLLG; from the coding sequence ATGTCCGGGACCACCGCCGTCACGCTGGAGATGCTGCTCAGGGAGGCCTCCTCCCTCGGGGGGTCCGACCTCCACCTCCTGCACGGGCATCCCCCCATCTACCGCGTCTGCCAGGATGTCGCCGCGACCCGCTACCCCGCGCTCGACTCCGCCCAGATCTGGCAGATGTGCGCGGCCTACGTCAACGAGCACCACAAGCGGGTCTTCCAGGAGCAGAACCGCGTCAACGTCTCCTTCACTCTCAGCGAGTGCGGGCGCTTCCGCATGAACCTGTGCAAGGCGCAGAGCACGATCGCGGCCTCCATCCGCATCATCCCGACGAAGATCTACCCCCTCTCCGCGCTCGGCCTGCCCCCCATCATCGCCACCCTCACCTCGAAGCGCCGCGGGATCATCCTCATCACCGGCGCGACCGGCAGCGGCAAGAGCACCACGATGGCCGCGATGCTCGACCACATCAACCGGCAGGGCCTTCCGGGCAAGATCGTCACCATCGAGGACCCCATCGAGACCCTCTTCGGGGCCGCGAAGTCCTTCTTCCTCCAGCGCGAGGTGGGCGTCGACACCAACTCCTTCGAGGACGGCATCGAGGACGCCCTCCGCCAGGACCCCGACGTGCTCTGCATCGGCGAGGTCCGCACGCCCGGCTCCATCAAGGCCGCGCTCACCGCGGCCGAGACCGGGCACCTCGTCCTGACCACCCTGCACACCCCGGACGCCGCGAAGACCGCCCAGCGCATCCTCAGCGCCTTCCCCGGCGACGAGCAGGAGATCATCCGCGACCAGCTCTGCAACAGCGTGGAAGCCATCATCTCCCAGGAGCTCCTCCCGCGCGCGGACCGCAAGGGGCTCGTGCTCGCCATCGAGGTCCTGCTCGGCACGCCCGCCGTCCGACAGCTCATCCGGGAGGGCAAGCTCGGACAGATCAACGACGTGCTCCAGACCGGCACGAGCCTCGGGATGATCGCGAAGGACGCCTCGGTCAAGGCGCTCTTCCAGCGTCAGCTCATCACGCGCGAGACCGCCGTGCTCGCGATGCGCAACCCGCAGCTCCTGGGGTGA